In Symmachiella dynata, the following are encoded in one genomic region:
- a CDS encoding tetratricopeptide repeat protein, with the protein MMADGIVLWPVFKLLGSTVVTKTIGVAWDMAIKRLRQANLARVINQKFRSDTDVKTICDGVPQVRRDVLEAGHLKSLFKLCAENEPSAVGRFLIEQQLVMLSYVSRNDDKIREVQNTIGRVVCGAIEFVISKDSELLAQFLIIARQGDVAEHTEIQGILYQLLAGQGKIVESVRTIERRDTVTNEEALAPQEIEHFDYLIGENIRLSNRERQFVDSQLETRWDEIQEELALRNSTAAIQKGKGLKQWLDHSGDRLTPNLRSKAHVLLAHLSLLEMIHPNEKRNLDLSEAQKHLDRAKDEVDHSDSESEARVIALDAKLEYLRGFSDKANSMLEDSLEPAILSTRLAMNLDLQKNVEAADLASTAPYHEKWIEQAIVAFINAARLDDGLNALNWANENANDRVADQCNVAFAHSILLHYKIGHPDGITTSLDVKDGIRADITKAIDSLQRVIARPLAVGKPSNGLEVDALGYACLAHHIIGQKNECRDLANILARCRPIPIAVAHAVMRRDIAPSESLPADLRKDHPRSFEAQFLAVLIDLIFLGKLPIRVFDDARRVLPFAKDDQSQDRIIGLMSDVVAEDDIVRFNVVVALCKKYLPAEHPRHRLLGVQSCLRRGEAEEARRMLDEEENRTEPEWLRYSADTHRMLGDLNKAANDLLEATQFCRRGSVWYEAAMALSETDRIEEMVECLEKVVVLEPTNINARHNLAFGYVRLGRHRSAADNLVQLANLVPTRHKYLVEASGEFALAGDVSTAIELCADICEREPHYRDAVLQRARLLRISRQKGAAFDSLYGVREEFWDDVEFLAVYMGLGYEVGQDAAAGRAMQRILELQEDGTAKKRVLHAVAPDDIKALLEARWDAFERLNKLLIEARSPWTIVSEVAHAPVCKIWKIRTQPGALFTTPETYAEYSIYATNAFAVREAGDQVSTLVDIQAPPPEQRVVMDLSALITLHQLNLLDVAASFFGTILYPDEYDKKRLRDQAMLESGQQSQWTALEAIIEQIQLPNSRVTIKSADSSDGITLVSEKDGLTRSGSVFRPLDIARWLFANGKIDLGVVENIQQSRTEDTAREGFAEAMASREVMIDETAIFLLHTSGCLEPLLREMALCITDVCYEKIRHEIDRFRFDQEMAELNESLGAAWLNNDRITAKAVITSPSNESDDDSGAPVDESERQRKWMIDGVLLALQEKIPLVADDRFCLMGVMNDTSNVETTACSTDCVIKRMYQEGKISSEQFADAFLQLVRWRYRFLLPDATVLLDFVRRYHGINDPLVEISQYMHDCMRDCGLLAGKEPTEPATSVALHYYIQSLGRWAEFAAQVWNLKELDEKQRITLTEWIVSECLPTPPRNLPTSGRFQLAESSVETFLAAFLVRACDIDDLLTAKAAVKAVSDLIGITERDFESVVSHILTVETNSLQDEEELQLAYQQRMFLISLIRDGRIQGVRSCLLAEHLGILDQGQELPTPDEAVISAIQSSSKRSPISEPGPYVFFQHRDQTRSKARYAEFVPDFLVAPSKEARSAAITFIKDSGECPLSPYSKETINVGSESSTSDEFITWFPVACRIQDCLAGDFKIQISALRQSLHASLNENCDYHWGKVLRPDVQHLCAVHGDGRTAKQCVRMFGRLVDHSSLAKTLDAYEVRFGHLPLGIPFSMGGLLKQWCESANSTAVWKTVWNWVKERRTIFRRYHACRAFAENPSLIPKQRQDEFWSECFKVLNVARKESNHDVSTYLWEIRNNLTQHFLRHFELHAPFLPNEQLLCLSYWAGAQVSDVIDDYGSSDETLTAFRDDIRQLAFATQLAWEVARPSRESSQARHIALHHPASWPYALALSLCQASSLGVGHLSGAQQRCLADLLTVGCLRFDSGQANKSNNIWAHNESAVSVSVMVAKELTNASARKLLESAIDATELTHGDEWAIKSLEGISQLETMSQRFVSSLLHSISYTGVFPHQDVARLLESADWYRDTLSKMDSDALVDVADFFGEVQARFRDSWDVLLPNAYLDTALTAEMPEERRQKLLAFSIVAATAGEAPALLRRPLGGSHSQYTREQFELWRTHFQEVARWAPPFVSARIRDTLASLRR; encoded by the coding sequence ATGATGGCAGACGGAATAGTCTTGTGGCCAGTATTTAAATTGCTTGGCAGCACTGTTGTGACTAAAACAATAGGTGTGGCATGGGACATGGCAATAAAGCGACTTCGCCAAGCTAACCTGGCCAGAGTGATCAATCAGAAGTTTCGTTCTGATACGGATGTCAAGACAATCTGCGATGGGGTTCCGCAAGTTCGACGAGATGTCTTAGAGGCCGGACATCTCAAATCTCTGTTTAAACTCTGCGCGGAAAATGAGCCTTCAGCGGTCGGAAGGTTTTTGATTGAGCAGCAGTTGGTCATGCTATCGTATGTATCACGGAACGATGATAAGATCCGAGAAGTGCAAAACACGATTGGTCGGGTTGTATGTGGTGCAATTGAATTTGTCATTTCCAAGGATAGTGAACTCCTCGCTCAATTTTTAATCATTGCTCGCCAGGGCGATGTGGCCGAACACACCGAAATCCAAGGCATTCTATATCAGCTTCTTGCTGGCCAGGGGAAGATTGTAGAGTCTGTGAGGACGATTGAACGGCGGGACACTGTCACGAATGAGGAAGCGTTGGCGCCCCAGGAAATTGAGCACTTTGACTACCTCATCGGCGAAAATATCCGCCTTTCCAATCGCGAACGCCAGTTCGTCGATAGCCAATTAGAGACGCGATGGGATGAGATTCAGGAGGAATTGGCGCTACGCAATTCGACAGCGGCAATTCAGAAGGGAAAGGGCCTTAAACAATGGCTTGATCACAGTGGGGATCGCCTAACGCCAAATCTTCGATCGAAGGCACACGTTTTGTTGGCTCATCTTTCATTATTAGAGATGATCCACCCTAACGAAAAGCGAAATCTCGATTTGTCCGAAGCTCAAAAGCATTTGGACCGGGCAAAAGACGAGGTGGACCATTCCGACAGCGAGAGCGAAGCCCGAGTCATAGCTCTCGACGCAAAGTTGGAATATCTCCGAGGATTTTCGGATAAAGCTAACAGTATGTTGGAAGACTCGCTTGAGCCCGCAATTCTGTCAACTCGATTGGCAATGAACCTCGACCTACAAAAAAATGTGGAAGCGGCAGATTTAGCGTCAACGGCTCCCTATCATGAAAAGTGGATTGAGCAGGCAATCGTAGCCTTCATTAATGCCGCACGATTAGATGACGGCCTCAATGCGTTAAATTGGGCGAATGAAAATGCTAACGATCGCGTTGCAGATCAATGCAATGTGGCTTTTGCACACTCAATTCTCTTGCACTACAAGATTGGGCACCCTGATGGTATTACGACATCCCTTGACGTGAAGGACGGTATTCGGGCCGACATTACAAAAGCAATTGACTCACTTCAGCGTGTCATTGCCCGTCCCCTTGCCGTTGGAAAACCCTCAAATGGACTTGAGGTGGATGCACTTGGTTACGCATGTCTCGCTCATCACATAATTGGCCAGAAGAATGAATGCCGCGATCTTGCCAATATATTGGCAAGATGTCGCCCAATTCCGATTGCCGTAGCACACGCAGTTATGCGGCGCGACATAGCACCGTCAGAATCGCTTCCGGCAGATCTACGCAAAGATCACCCACGGTCATTTGAAGCACAGTTTCTTGCGGTCCTGATTGATCTCATTTTCTTGGGAAAGCTACCGATAAGGGTTTTTGACGACGCTCGTCGTGTTTTGCCATTTGCCAAAGATGACCAGAGCCAAGATCGGATAATCGGACTAATGTCCGATGTCGTCGCTGAAGACGATATCGTGCGGTTCAATGTGGTGGTAGCACTTTGTAAAAAATATCTTCCAGCCGAACATCCAAGGCATAGGTTACTTGGAGTCCAGTCGTGTCTTCGGCGTGGTGAAGCGGAAGAAGCACGGAGAATGCTGGATGAGGAAGAGAATCGAACTGAGCCGGAATGGTTGAGGTATTCAGCTGACACTCATCGCATGCTTGGTGACCTCAACAAGGCCGCAAATGACTTGCTGGAAGCGACCCAGTTCTGTCGTCGGGGTAGCGTCTGGTATGAGGCCGCCATGGCACTATCTGAAACTGACCGTATTGAGGAAATGGTTGAGTGCCTCGAAAAAGTCGTGGTTCTTGAACCAACAAATATCAACGCACGTCACAATCTTGCTTTTGGATATGTGCGACTTGGACGTCATCGAAGCGCGGCAGACAATCTGGTCCAATTAGCTAATCTAGTCCCGACGCGACACAAATACTTAGTCGAAGCGTCCGGCGAATTCGCACTTGCTGGCGACGTCTCGACGGCAATTGAATTATGTGCGGACATTTGCGAACGTGAGCCCCACTATCGCGACGCGGTACTGCAGCGCGCGCGTCTATTGAGAATCAGTCGTCAGAAAGGGGCCGCATTTGATTCGCTCTACGGCGTTCGAGAAGAGTTTTGGGACGATGTCGAATTCCTTGCGGTTTACATGGGGCTGGGCTATGAAGTGGGCCAAGATGCCGCTGCTGGACGCGCGATGCAACGTATATTGGAATTACAGGAGGACGGAACAGCAAAAAAACGGGTCCTCCATGCCGTAGCGCCTGATGACATCAAAGCTCTTTTGGAAGCGCGATGGGACGCGTTCGAGCGATTGAACAAATTATTAATCGAAGCACGATCTCCCTGGACGATCGTAAGCGAAGTTGCCCATGCGCCAGTTTGTAAAATCTGGAAGATCCGCACTCAACCAGGAGCGTTGTTTACAACTCCTGAAACATATGCCGAATATTCCATCTACGCGACAAATGCGTTTGCTGTTCGTGAGGCCGGCGATCAGGTGAGCACCCTTGTCGATATTCAAGCTCCGCCACCCGAACAGCGAGTCGTAATGGATTTGTCAGCTTTGATCACACTTCACCAACTCAACCTATTGGATGTTGCGGCCTCCTTTTTTGGCACGATCTTATATCCGGACGAGTATGATAAGAAGCGATTGCGTGATCAAGCGATGCTGGAATCGGGGCAACAGTCTCAATGGACGGCACTCGAAGCAATCATAGAACAGATCCAATTGCCAAATTCACGCGTAACGATCAAATCGGCCGATTCGAGTGATGGTATCACACTCGTCTCCGAAAAGGATGGCTTGACTCGCTCAGGATCAGTGTTTCGCCCCTTGGATATTGCCCGTTGGCTCTTCGCAAATGGCAAAATTGACTTGGGCGTTGTCGAAAACATCCAGCAGAGCCGAACAGAAGACACGGCACGTGAGGGATTTGCAGAAGCTATGGCTTCCCGTGAGGTGATGATTGATGAGACCGCGATTTTTCTCTTGCACACTTCCGGCTGTCTGGAACCACTTCTTCGAGAGATGGCTCTTTGTATCACCGACGTTTGTTACGAAAAGATTAGGCACGAAATCGACCGTTTTCGCTTCGACCAAGAAATGGCCGAGCTCAACGAAAGCCTTGGAGCGGCGTGGTTAAACAACGACCGAATTACGGCTAAGGCTGTCATTACATCTCCGTCCAACGAATCCGACGACGATTCCGGAGCCCCAGTCGACGAAAGCGAACGCCAGCGAAAATGGATGATCGATGGCGTGCTTTTAGCACTCCAGGAGAAAATCCCCCTGGTGGCTGACGATCGGTTCTGTTTGATGGGCGTAATGAATGACACATCGAATGTTGAAACTACCGCTTGCAGCACTGATTGCGTTATCAAACGGATGTATCAGGAAGGCAAGATTTCCAGTGAACAATTTGCTGACGCATTTCTGCAACTCGTGCGATGGCGATACCGGTTTTTGCTCCCGGATGCGACGGTCTTGTTGGATTTTGTCCGACGCTATCATGGCATAAATGATCCATTGGTTGAAATCAGTCAGTACATGCATGACTGTATGAGAGATTGTGGTCTGCTGGCGGGCAAAGAGCCAACCGAGCCGGCCACGAGCGTAGCGCTTCATTATTACATACAGTCCCTGGGCCGTTGGGCCGAGTTTGCAGCACAAGTGTGGAATCTGAAGGAATTGGACGAGAAACAACGGATTACGCTCACAGAGTGGATTGTTTCGGAGTGCCTGCCCACCCCCCCACGTAATTTGCCAACATCGGGGCGTTTCCAATTGGCAGAAAGCTCGGTCGAGACATTTCTCGCGGCGTTTCTGGTACGAGCGTGTGATATTGACGACCTGTTAACGGCAAAGGCCGCCGTAAAAGCCGTGTCAGACTTAATTGGCATAACAGAAAGAGATTTCGAATCAGTTGTCAGTCATATTCTTACGGTCGAAACGAATAGTCTCCAGGACGAAGAGGAACTTCAGCTTGCTTACCAGCAACGTATGTTTCTAATCAGCCTGATTCGCGACGGGCGTATTCAAGGCGTGCGATCATGTCTTCTCGCGGAGCACCTCGGCATCCTTGATCAGGGCCAGGAGTTGCCAACGCCAGACGAGGCGGTGATATCCGCCATCCAATCAAGTTCGAAACGAAGTCCGATTTCCGAGCCAGGCCCATACGTGTTCTTCCAACATCGCGATCAGACTCGAAGTAAGGCGCGGTATGCTGAATTCGTTCCGGATTTCTTGGTCGCACCAAGCAAGGAAGCGAGGAGTGCTGCGATCACGTTTATCAAAGATTCGGGCGAATGCCCTCTATCGCCATACTCCAAGGAGACGATTAACGTAGGTAGCGAGTCCTCGACTTCCGATGAGTTTATAACCTGGTTTCCCGTCGCGTGTAGAATTCAGGACTGTCTCGCCGGTGATTTTAAAATTCAGATCAGCGCGCTCCGTCAAAGCTTGCATGCTTCATTAAATGAAAATTGCGACTATCACTGGGGCAAAGTACTTCGGCCCGACGTTCAACACCTTTGTGCAGTCCATGGTGACGGTCGCACAGCCAAACAATGTGTTAGAATGTTTGGTCGCCTCGTTGACCACAGTTCTCTCGCAAAAACGTTGGATGCCTACGAGGTGAGGTTTGGACACTTGCCATTGGGTATTCCATTCTCAATGGGAGGGCTACTAAAGCAATGGTGCGAGTCGGCGAATAGCACGGCGGTATGGAAGACGGTATGGAATTGGGTCAAAGAGAGGCGAACTATATTTCGTCGCTATCACGCATGCCGAGCCTTTGCTGAGAACCCATCCCTGATCCCAAAACAGCGTCAAGATGAGTTTTGGTCGGAGTGTTTTAAAGTTCTAAATGTTGCCAGAAAAGAGTCTAATCACGATGTTTCAACGTACCTTTGGGAGATTCGAAACAATCTCACGCAGCATTTTCTGCGTCATTTCGAGCTTCATGCGCCATTTCTCCCGAACGAACAATTGTTGTGCCTTTCTTATTGGGCCGGAGCGCAAGTGTCCGATGTTATCGATGATTATGGGAGCAGTGACGAAACGCTGACGGCATTTCGTGACGATATAAGACAGTTGGCTTTCGCAACTCAGTTGGCGTGGGAAGTGGCTCGGCCTAGCCGCGAGTCGTCTCAGGCAAGACATATCGCACTTCATCATCCTGCCAGTTGGCCTTATGCTCTTGCCTTGTCGCTTTGCCAAGCATCAAGTCTTGGTGTTGGACATCTAAGCGGCGCGCAACAACGATGTCTCGCGGATCTTCTGACGGTGGGTTGCCTACGATTCGATTCGGGGCAGGCTAATAAATCAAATAACATCTGGGCTCACAATGAGTCAGCGGTGTCCGTGTCTGTAATGGTTGCTAAGGAGTTAACGAATGCTTCGGCAAGAAAACTTCTGGAATCAGCAATTGACGCAACGGAACTCACGCATGGAGACGAATGGGCCATCAAGTCGCTAGAAGGGATTTCACAGCTAGAAACGATGAGCCAACGATTTGTTTCAAGTTTGCTACATTCGATATCGTACACCGGCGTGTTTCCGCATCAAGATGTTGCTAGACTACTCGAGTCGGCAGATTGGTATCGCGATACTCTTTCAAAAATGGATAGCGACGCATTAGTTGATGTCGCGGACTTCTTTGGCGAGGTGCAGGCTCGATTCCGTGATTCATGGGATGTGCTACTTCCTAATGCATATTTGGATACTGCGCTAACAGCGGAAATGCCAGAGGAACGTCGACAGAAACTCTTAGCTTTTAGCATCGTTGCCGCTACTGCTGGAGAAGCTCCGGCGTTGTTGCGACGTCCACTTGGTGGTAGCCATTCGCAATATACGCGTGAGCAGTTTGAGTTGTGGCGAACGCATTTCCAGGAAGTCGCCAGATGGGCTCCGCCATTTGTTTCCGCCAGAATACGTGATACCCTCGCTTCACTACGCCGTTAA
- a CDS encoding DUF6525 family protein: protein MPRHWIRKAKSPWWPNNCVEHWRRSTGQSTQGHRNNEATCVKMNRDFTVTLRR, encoded by the coding sequence ATTCCGCGTCACTGGATCAGGAAAGCAAAATCTCCGTGGTGGCCAAATAATTGCGTTGAACATTGGCGGAGAAGCACAGGGCAAAGCACGCAAGGTCATAGAAACAATGAAGCAACTTGCGTCAAAATGAATCGTGACTTTACCGTGACGTTACGTCGCTGA
- a CDS encoding terminase large subunit: MPREVESLTSDWICTTADERAVADGCWFDLQAAERVRTFFRKFLRHSKGQWAGQPFDLLEWQWQEVVAPLFGWKRPDGTRRFRRGYIEVPKKNGKSTLFSGLSLYLLVGDNEPGAEIYSAAVDRDQASIVYGEAAHMVDESPDLSRRLKVVRSTKRIVYHRTRSFYKALSADVPAKEGLNAHAVLIDELHAQRTRDLWDTLRNAGASRRQPLQLAITTAGYDRHSICWEQHDYALKVLDGTIEDTSFFPFVAAANDEADWTDPNVWKTANPSFGITINADQFAEDCTEAQESPAKENSFRRYRLNQWTEQDVRWLSMDKWDACGTPLEDLRGRVCFAGLDLSSTTDVSALVLVFPDEDEGRFDVLPYFWVPEEGARKRERRDRVPYVQWIRDDHMEATSGEVVDYDVIRRRINELNEQFEIREIAIDRWNATQLATQLEGDGFEMIAFGQGYASMSAPTKKLEEVVLSCKLAHAGHPVLRWMAGNVSIETDAADNWKPSKKKSVERIDGIVALVMGLDRASTQDLCTSVYDKRGILSL; encoded by the coding sequence ATGCCGCGTGAGGTTGAATCGCTGACTTCGGATTGGATATGCACGACCGCCGACGAGCGGGCCGTTGCTGATGGCTGCTGGTTTGACCTCCAGGCTGCCGAGCGCGTTCGCACGTTCTTCCGCAAGTTCCTCAGGCATTCCAAAGGGCAATGGGCGGGTCAACCGTTCGACCTGCTGGAATGGCAATGGCAAGAGGTCGTTGCTCCGCTATTCGGCTGGAAGCGTCCCGATGGCACGCGGCGGTTCCGTCGAGGATATATCGAGGTCCCCAAAAAGAACGGCAAGAGCACGCTCTTCTCCGGACTGAGCCTGTACCTGCTGGTGGGCGATAACGAACCGGGCGCGGAGATCTACTCCGCCGCTGTCGACCGGGATCAAGCTTCAATTGTCTATGGCGAAGCGGCACACATGGTCGACGAATCGCCCGACCTCTCCCGGCGTTTGAAGGTGGTACGTTCTACCAAGCGGATCGTGTATCACCGCACGCGGTCGTTCTACAAAGCGCTGTCCGCCGACGTCCCAGCCAAGGAGGGTCTCAACGCACATGCGGTGCTGATTGACGAACTGCACGCCCAACGGACTCGAGATCTGTGGGACACGCTTCGTAATGCGGGGGCATCGCGGCGGCAACCGTTGCAATTGGCGATCACCACCGCCGGTTACGACCGACACTCAATCTGCTGGGAACAACACGACTACGCACTCAAGGTGCTCGACGGCACGATTGAGGATACGTCGTTCTTTCCATTCGTGGCTGCGGCCAATGATGAGGCGGATTGGACTGATCCCAACGTCTGGAAAACAGCCAACCCCAGTTTTGGGATCACAATCAACGCGGATCAGTTTGCTGAGGATTGCACGGAAGCTCAAGAATCTCCCGCCAAGGAAAACTCGTTCCGCCGTTACCGCCTCAACCAATGGACCGAGCAAGACGTACGTTGGCTGAGCATGGACAAATGGGATGCTTGCGGGACACCGCTGGAGGATTTGCGTGGGCGAGTCTGTTTCGCCGGGTTGGACCTCTCGTCCACGACCGACGTCTCGGCGCTGGTGCTGGTCTTTCCGGATGAGGACGAAGGGCGGTTCGATGTTCTACCGTACTTTTGGGTTCCCGAAGAAGGCGCCCGCAAACGTGAACGCCGCGACCGCGTGCCGTACGTGCAGTGGATACGGGACGACCACATGGAGGCGACGTCCGGTGAAGTGGTCGACTACGACGTGATCCGTCGGCGGATCAATGAGCTGAACGAACAGTTCGAGATCCGCGAAATCGCCATCGACCGCTGGAACGCCACGCAGTTGGCGACACAACTGGAAGGCGATGGCTTCGAGATGATCGCCTTCGGCCAAGGCTACGCCAGCATGAGCGCGCCGACGAAGAAGCTCGAAGAGGTGGTACTGAGCTGCAAACTCGCCCACGCTGGGCACCCGGTGTTGCGGTGGATGGCGGGCAACGTCTCGATCGAAACTGACGCGGCAGATAACTGGAAGCCGTCGAAAAAGAAGAGTGTTGAGCGGATCGACGGCATTGTGGCGCTGGTCATGGGATTGGACCGGGCGAGCACGCAGGACTTGTGCACCAGCGTGTATGACAAACGGGGAATTCTTTCGCTTTGA
- a CDS encoding phage terminase small subunit P27 family, with amino-acid sequence MRGRKPKPTALKTLEGNPGKRPLNAREPHAPPEVPDCPEHLDDVTRAEWFRTAKVLIDMGLLTLADRSALAAYCVAYSRWVHAEEQVKKYGTIVKSPAKGFPMKSPYLTVADQAMEAMRKLMVEFGLTPSSRSRIKLPEGSGTVDEFDLFLEAG; translated from the coding sequence ATGCGAGGTCGCAAACCAAAGCCAACAGCATTGAAAACATTAGAGGGGAATCCGGGTAAGCGACCGCTCAATGCTCGCGAACCGCATGCTCCCCCCGAGGTGCCCGACTGCCCGGAGCATCTTGACGATGTGACTCGCGCCGAATGGTTCCGCACGGCGAAAGTGCTCATAGACATGGGCCTGCTGACATTGGCCGATCGCTCGGCGCTGGCAGCTTACTGCGTGGCCTATTCACGGTGGGTGCATGCTGAAGAGCAAGTCAAAAAATACGGCACGATCGTAAAATCACCCGCCAAGGGATTCCCGATGAAGAGTCCGTATCTGACCGTTGCGGATCAGGCCATGGAGGCGATGCGGAAGCTGATGGTCGAGTTCGGCCTCACGCCCAGTAGCCGCAGTCGGATCAAATTACCCGAAGGTTCCGGTACGGTTGATGAGTTCGATCTGTTCCTGGAGGCGGGCTGA
- a CDS encoding HNH endonuclease, producing MPAKLKTRCCHPGCPNTTRDRFCDTHRREASHRWSDERRSTPAQRGYDERWRKVRRIHIKRHPYCEDCLDDGVVNTRNLEVDHIIPIDVRPDLRLDLDNLRTCCRRHHKLKTDEDKRKYAAGVTAPNADRVAACGKMTGSLRGVP from the coding sequence ATGCCCGCCAAGCTCAAGACCCGCTGCTGCCATCCCGGTTGTCCCAACACGACGCGGGACCGGTTCTGCGATACGCACCGCCGCGAGGCATCGCACCGCTGGTCGGACGAGCGACGTAGCACCCCGGCGCAGCGCGGGTACGACGAACGTTGGCGGAAGGTGCGGCGCATTCATATCAAGCGGCATCCCTATTGCGAGGACTGCCTCGACGACGGCGTGGTCAATACGCGGAACCTGGAAGTCGATCACATCATTCCCATCGACGTTCGTCCCGACTTGCGGCTCGATCTCGACAACCTACGGACGTGCTGCCGTCGGCATCACAAGTTGAAAACGGATGAGGACAAACGGAAGTATGCGGCCGGGGTCACCGCGCCGAATGCTGACCGGGTCGCTGCCTGTGGAAAGATGACCGGGTCCCTAAGGGGGGTACCTTAG
- a CDS encoding HTH domain-containing protein yields MATKKTTAKKATTKKTATRKPATAKKAPAKAATKKPATKKVAAKTTGKKMSALDAAAKILGEAKEPLNAKTMIERMAAKGYWTSPGGKTPHATIYAAILREIQTKGKEARFTKTDRGHFTLNQ; encoded by the coding sequence ATGGCCACGAAGAAAACCACGGCGAAGAAGGCGACGACAAAGAAGACCGCAACGCGGAAACCGGCTACGGCAAAGAAGGCTCCCGCTAAGGCAGCGACGAAGAAACCCGCCACCAAGAAGGTCGCTGCCAAAACGACCGGCAAGAAAATGAGCGCCCTCGACGCGGCAGCGAAGATCCTCGGCGAAGCGAAGGAACCGCTCAATGCCAAGACGATGATTGAACGGATGGCGGCCAAAGGCTATTGGACGAGCCCTGGCGGTAAAACGCCGCACGCCACGATTTACGCCGCTATCCTCCGCGAGATCCAAACCAAAGGGAAAGAGGCCCGGTTTACGAAGACCGACCGCGGGCATTTCACGCTAAACCAATAG